The following are encoded together in the Paraburkholderia sp. BL10I2N1 genome:
- a CDS encoding ATP citrate lyase citrate-binding domain-containing protein: MQITGMLHGARLLQFVGFPASEILAPSASEDEIKALIDRHGQIFIKPVFKGGVGKKGKAGLLGRATDLKTALAEKERLYFAEHAVGHVKAKANGVTFEAGVPAKHEVYFSITDSTRFRAPTMTLSHMGGMDIEEVDPKHVAMVPFDALTGLKAFVVANALSEIGAPKEIISPLVQQLPKLWELFHDFGMTALELNPIRMREDTKGRLTPVACDFKCGFDRDDPRWARLGLPPHLFAADYSDFEQEINQLRTHQGQSDVYVINEKGTILAPTFGGGANSLVTEMLGDAAIISSDFGGNPPYAKMKEVARICFRHWLEQANVLFIIGGKSNNTDIFETLRAMADALREHFSEHGPTPLYVVLGRGGPNLVRGMSALRDTCDSLGLPYRLFGFDSDISEVIQYALQADAWMRAGGRAELAAQIGAPAMETEAAQA; encoded by the coding sequence ATGCAAATTACCGGTATGTTGCACGGCGCGCGCCTGTTGCAATTCGTCGGATTCCCGGCGAGCGAGATACTGGCCCCGAGCGCCAGCGAGGACGAAATCAAGGCCTTGATCGATCGTCATGGTCAGATTTTTATCAAGCCAGTCTTCAAGGGCGGAGTCGGCAAGAAGGGGAAGGCGGGCTTACTGGGTCGCGCGACCGACCTCAAGACAGCGTTGGCCGAAAAGGAGCGTTTGTACTTCGCCGAGCATGCCGTCGGCCACGTGAAGGCGAAGGCGAATGGCGTGACGTTCGAAGCCGGCGTTCCGGCCAAACACGAGGTCTACTTCTCGATCACCGATTCCACCCGCTTTCGCGCACCGACCATGACGCTCTCGCACATGGGCGGCATGGACATCGAAGAGGTCGACCCGAAGCATGTGGCGATGGTGCCATTCGACGCGTTGACCGGTTTGAAGGCGTTCGTGGTTGCGAATGCATTGAGCGAGATCGGCGCGCCGAAGGAGATCATCTCGCCACTCGTTCAACAGTTGCCGAAACTCTGGGAGTTGTTTCACGACTTCGGCATGACCGCGCTGGAGTTGAATCCGATTCGCATGCGCGAAGACACGAAGGGACGCCTCACACCGGTTGCCTGCGACTTCAAGTGCGGCTTCGATCGCGACGATCCGCGCTGGGCGCGTCTCGGACTGCCGCCTCATCTGTTCGCGGCGGACTACTCCGATTTCGAGCAGGAGATCAATCAGCTGCGCACCCATCAGGGGCAGAGCGACGTGTATGTGATCAACGAGAAGGGAACGATCCTCGCCCCCACCTTCGGCGGAGGCGCCAACTCGCTCGTTACCGAGATGCTGGGCGACGCCGCGATCATCTCGTCGGATTTCGGCGGCAATCCGCCTTACGCAAAGATGAAGGAAGTGGCCCGTATCTGCTTCCGGCACTGGCTCGAGCAGGCGAATGTGCTTTTCATCATCGGCGGCAAGTCGAACAACACCGACATCTTCGAGACGCTGCGGGCGATGGCCGACGCCCTTCGCGAACACTTCAGCGAGCACGGCCCTACGCCGCTTTATGTCGTATTGGGCCGCGGAGGCCCGAACCTCGTGCGGGGCATGTCCGCGCTAAGAGACACATGTGACTCGCTCGGTCTGCCTTACCGGCTCTTCGGATTTGATTCCGACATCAGTGAAGTCATTCAATACGCACTGCAGGCGGACGCATGGATGCGGGCCGGTGGCCGGGCCGAGTTAGCCGCGCAGATCGGCGCGCCCGCGATGGAAACCGAAGCGGCTCAGGCCTGA
- a CDS encoding CoA-binding protein has protein sequence MYKQGSNQFKYFVGVNSLAQIATRDDRVCVLNILGGESSDVTPVSHAFSGGNIVFGTAPGKGGQVLATSIGDIPVYNNVREGLEAGHRFNCGVVYLPPSAARDGVAELIRVNPDLRKIFIITEKIAVHDAREIRAMGQQAGIDIFGANGLGVADSWNRVRIGGALGGDNPDDSLRKGSVAIFSNSGGFSTTIAQYLRMSGWGTSTVISSGKDVYIHYAAPEFAFALANDARSKAAVLYCEPGGYYEADAAFTKPVVACVVGRWKSRLTRAVGHAGAMAGGADDAKAKERWFMEKFGVEGLFTPDDPCCSAKGAVVTNIAHIPAALTAVMRANATIADFEPEGSLALKPWFGSNQGIELPSGLAIPVVEAVVPYNEQVLQVNRQVGAIAPRQALKDASGASQMDAKTQVSSLHGTSMLEAATRSLEANVSLALLHEFGGANDENLIDVAVAAFVNLHGKPELAAAQAAREAGNAPNAILATAASIVGPNCQRAAREAVKWMIDRFSAASLANALDETLDIARIDTSGCEPLFADSRDPRAEAMLAGLAERGVKSAFVSWLTSQPAHPTADAVLAAITTTLAWGPLMRKRISRVTAESLPWWTMLFGTLIGASADASRHSPDGFCGFATQELLNERSLTEICFAALLNLKPGPDDLFAFRTLAGLLLTNGPGAISAQGAKGAVSADGPESPERVQLNKALVGFLSHTGYTHGGNGYEGIAFLIEAFRDSELADPSNAGHGVDLRSLAERSVDRYAQYKARQKNAGSLDIAKLPGVNHPVFKDRPVNHDPREVFIADLCEKRGEYNVFHAFYRELVQALFDGGVSRNVYCVNVDAVIAALLLKMLWQPLRRGEFAESELETAAFTIFLYPRMLGCAAEIDDHLNRGRNMDTRTPASQCRFVA, from the coding sequence ATGTACAAGCAAGGCAGCAACCAGTTCAAGTATTTCGTCGGCGTCAACTCGCTCGCGCAGATCGCCACGCGCGACGATCGCGTGTGCGTACTCAACATCCTGGGCGGCGAATCCTCGGACGTGACGCCCGTCAGTCATGCATTCTCCGGCGGCAATATCGTGTTCGGCACGGCACCGGGCAAAGGCGGACAAGTACTCGCCACATCGATCGGCGACATCCCTGTCTACAACAACGTTCGCGAGGGTCTGGAAGCGGGACACAGGTTCAACTGCGGCGTCGTGTATCTGCCTCCATCGGCGGCCCGCGACGGTGTGGCCGAACTGATTCGCGTCAATCCCGACCTGCGGAAGATTTTCATCATCACCGAGAAGATTGCGGTTCACGACGCTCGCGAAATCCGCGCGATGGGGCAGCAAGCGGGCATCGACATCTTCGGGGCGAACGGGCTCGGCGTCGCCGACTCGTGGAATCGCGTGAGAATCGGCGGAGCGCTTGGCGGCGACAATCCAGACGATTCGTTGCGCAAGGGATCGGTCGCGATCTTCTCCAACTCCGGCGGCTTCAGCACGACGATCGCACAGTACCTGCGCATGAGCGGCTGGGGCACATCGACGGTCATTTCCAGCGGCAAGGACGTCTACATCCACTACGCCGCGCCCGAATTCGCCTTCGCGCTCGCGAACGACGCACGTAGCAAGGCGGCCGTGCTTTACTGCGAACCGGGTGGCTACTACGAGGCCGATGCGGCTTTTACGAAACCGGTCGTCGCCTGCGTCGTGGGTCGATGGAAGAGCCGGTTGACGCGGGCAGTCGGCCATGCCGGCGCGATGGCCGGCGGCGCCGACGACGCGAAAGCCAAGGAACGCTGGTTCATGGAGAAGTTCGGCGTGGAGGGCCTCTTCACGCCCGACGATCCCTGCTGCTCCGCCAAGGGCGCCGTGGTCACGAACATTGCGCATATCCCGGCGGCCCTGACTGCCGTGATGCGCGCCAACGCGACGATAGCCGACTTCGAGCCCGAAGGCAGTCTCGCGCTCAAGCCGTGGTTCGGCTCCAACCAGGGCATCGAGCTTCCTTCCGGCCTTGCGATTCCCGTGGTGGAAGCGGTCGTGCCATACAACGAGCAGGTCCTCCAGGTGAATCGCCAGGTCGGCGCGATTGCACCGCGTCAGGCGCTCAAGGACGCATCAGGCGCTTCACAGATGGATGCGAAGACGCAGGTGAGCAGCCTGCACGGAACCTCGATGCTGGAAGCCGCGACGCGCTCGCTCGAAGCGAACGTGAGCCTTGCCCTGCTGCACGAATTCGGTGGCGCGAACGACGAAAATCTCATCGATGTAGCGGTCGCCGCATTCGTGAATCTGCACGGCAAGCCTGAACTCGCGGCCGCGCAGGCCGCTCGCGAGGCCGGTAACGCACCGAATGCGATCCTCGCGACCGCGGCGTCGATCGTCGGGCCGAATTGCCAGCGCGCGGCGCGGGAGGCCGTGAAATGGATGATCGATCGCTTCTCCGCTGCCAGCCTTGCCAACGCGCTCGACGAGACCTTAGACATCGCCCGGATCGACACGAGCGGCTGCGAACCGCTCTTCGCCGACTCGCGCGACCCGCGTGCCGAGGCAATGCTCGCAGGACTCGCCGAGCGTGGCGTGAAGTCGGCCTTCGTCAGCTGGCTCACGTCTCAGCCCGCTCACCCTACGGCAGACGCCGTGCTGGCCGCGATCACCACGACACTGGCGTGGGGCCCGCTCATGCGCAAGCGCATCTCGCGCGTGACTGCCGAGAGCCTGCCCTGGTGGACCATGCTGTTCGGGACGCTGATCGGCGCTTCCGCGGATGCATCGCGACACAGTCCAGACGGCTTCTGCGGCTTTGCCACGCAAGAGCTGCTGAACGAACGCAGTCTCACTGAAATCTGCTTTGCCGCGCTGCTCAACCTCAAGCCTGGCCCGGATGACCTGTTCGCCTTCAGGACGCTCGCCGGCCTGCTGCTCACCAACGGCCCGGGAGCCATATCGGCGCAGGGGGCAAAGGGCGCGGTATCGGCCGACGGTCCGGAAAGTCCCGAGCGCGTGCAACTCAACAAGGCGCTCGTCGGCTTTCTTTCGCATACCGGCTATACGCACGGCGGCAACGGTTACGAGGGCATCGCGTTTCTGATCGAAGCCTTCAGGGACAGCGAACTCGCCGATCCCTCCAATGCCGGGCATGGCGTGGATCTGCGATCGCTGGCCGAGCGCTCCGTAGACCGGTACGCGCAATACAAGGCTCGGCAGAAAAATGCCGGCAGCCTCGACATCGCGAAGCTTCCGGGCGTGAATCATCCAGTCTTCAAGGACAGGCCGGTCAACCACGACCCGCGCGAGGTGTTCATCGCGGACCTGTGCGAAAAGCGTGGGGAATACAACGTGTTCCATGCGTTCTATCGCGAGCTCGTGCAGGCGCTGTTCGATGGGGGCGTCTCACGCAACGTCTATTGCGTCAATGTCGATGCCGTGATCGCCGCCCTGCTGCTGAAGATGCTGTGGCAGCCACTGCGGCGCGGAGAATTCGCCGAGTCCGAGCTGGAAACGGCCGCGTTCACGATCTTCCTTTATCCGCGCATGCTCGGCTGCGCGGCGGAAATCGACGATCACCTCAACCGCGGTCGCAACATGGATACGCGCACGCCAGCCTCTCAGTGCCGCTTCGTGGCGTGA
- a CDS encoding IS5 family transposase: MKQQTLAMAADQGAGFEQYRRPTKRDVFLETMEQIVPWAQLCEVVEPYYPKGQGGRPPVGLERMLRMHFVQHWFSLADEACEEALLDSTALRRFVGIDLGRERVPDGTTLLKFRRLLERNKLGEQLFARVGEVLQGRGLKVGTGTIVDATIIGAPSSTKNADKARDPEMHQTRKGQQWYFGMKLHIGVDSQTALAHSAVVTAANVHDKHPLPALLHGDERRVYGDSAYASQKELIASKAPKAKDFTNQRVRNRGGEVDEAKRSKNRNKSKIRARVEHVFAVVKRLWGFGKVRYRGLAKNATRAFTALALANLYMSRTRLMAQVRP, translated from the coding sequence ATGAAACAACAGACCCTTGCGATGGCGGCCGATCAAGGCGCCGGATTTGAACAGTACCGTCGGCCAACCAAACGCGATGTGTTCCTTGAGACGATGGAGCAGATCGTGCCGTGGGCGCAACTGTGCGAGGTTGTCGAGCCGTACTATCCGAAGGGTCAAGGCGGTCGCCCGCCAGTGGGTCTGGAGCGCATGCTGCGCATGCACTTTGTGCAGCACTGGTTCAGCCTGGCCGACGAAGCCTGCGAGGAAGCGCTGCTGGATAGCACCGCGTTGCGGCGATTCGTCGGGATTGACCTGGGGCGCGAGCGCGTTCCTGATGGTACGACGCTCTTGAAGTTCCGGCGGCTGCTGGAGCGCAACAAGCTCGGCGAGCAATTGTTCGCCAGGGTCGGCGAGGTACTGCAAGGGCGCGGACTGAAGGTAGGCACCGGCACGATTGTGGATGCCACCATCATCGGTGCGCCCAGTTCCACAAAGAATGCGGACAAGGCGCGAGACCCCGAAATGCATCAGACGAGGAAGGGCCAGCAGTGGTACTTCGGCATGAAGTTGCACATCGGTGTGGATAGCCAGACGGCTCTGGCACACAGCGCGGTAGTGACGGCGGCGAACGTGCATGACAAGCATCCGCTGCCGGCGCTGCTGCACGGCGACGAGCGGCGTGTGTACGGTGACAGCGCCTATGCGAGCCAGAAGGAACTCATCGCCAGCAAGGCGCCGAAAGCGAAGGACTTCACCAACCAGCGTGTGCGCAATCGCGGTGGTGAAGTCGATGAAGCCAAGCGCTCGAAAAACCGCAACAAGTCGAAGATTCGTGCCCGGGTCGAACACGTCTTTGCGGTGGTCAAGCGGCTGTGGGGCTTCGGCAAGGTGCGCTATCGCGGCCTCGCGAAGAACGCCACGCGCGCCTTTACTGCACTCGCGCTGGCCAACCTCTACATGAGCCGCACGCGGCTGATGGCACAGGTGCGTCCATAA
- a CDS encoding tyrosine-type recombinase/integrase — MQGPSGPGNRTSSVADLAFRNSASSCRRKRWLLQRSLNSGARASEVAQLKIGDIDWHTRSVSIVGKGNKHRRCPLWKSTLDALRLQSGGRDAAAPVFLNRFHQTMTRSGIHALVKRCATRAAANAPSLAGKNVHPHVIRHTTASLLLQAGVDINTIRGWLGHVSLETTNIYAEINLETKARALAICEVEGGAEGQKQWRDQPDLTAFLRTL; from the coding sequence TTGCAAGGCCCTTCAGGGCCAGGAAATCGAACCAGTAGCGTCGCTGATCTCGCGTTCCGAAATTCAGCATCAAGCTGTCGGCGAAAACGATGGCTTCTTCAGCGTAGCCTTAACTCAGGAGCGCGTGCAAGCGAAGTTGCGCAGCTCAAGATTGGCGACATTGACTGGCACACGCGTTCGGTCAGCATCGTCGGCAAGGGGAATAAACATCGCCGGTGCCCGCTCTGGAAATCCACGCTCGATGCGTTGCGCTTACAGTCCGGGGGAAGGGACGCCGCCGCGCCGGTGTTCCTCAACCGGTTCCACCAGACGATGACGCGCTCCGGCATTCATGCACTCGTCAAGCGCTGCGCTACCCGCGCTGCAGCCAACGCGCCGTCACTTGCCGGCAAGAATGTGCACCCACATGTGATTCGGCATACAACCGCCTCGCTACTACTCCAGGCCGGTGTCGACATCAATACGATACGCGGCTGGCTTGGGCACGTTTCGTTGGAGACGACCAATATCTACGCCGAGATCAATCTGGAAACAAAGGCGCGGGCGCTGGCGATATGCGAAGTCGAAGGGGGTGCCGAAGGACAAAAGCAATGGCGGGATCAGCCCGACCTGACGGCCTTCCTCCGCACCTTGTAA
- the istB gene encoding IS21-like element helper ATPase IstB codes for MTKTEPNTSVHESEAATDPLRTQLAGMHMSYVLQHYEDVATEAAAQHWSHVDYLAHLIEGEAQRREDRSIARRVALARFPVLKTLDQFEWNWPSKINRLQIQNLFRLNFIEERANVIFLGGVGLGKTHLSIALGHTACLRGHSVLFATAIDIINSLNAAYAHGGLKRELRRYVKPRVLIVDELGYLPVDKQGADALFQIISQRYEHGPTIISSNRAFKHWAEIFNHDSTLTSALLDRLLHHAETVVIEGKSYRMKDQDGTDPATL; via the coding sequence ATGACGAAAACGGAACCTAACACCTCCGTGCACGAGAGCGAAGCCGCCACCGATCCGTTACGCACCCAGCTCGCGGGAATGCACATGAGCTACGTGCTGCAACATTACGAGGACGTGGCCACTGAAGCGGCGGCCCAGCACTGGTCGCATGTCGACTATCTTGCCCACCTGATCGAAGGTGAAGCGCAGCGGCGCGAGGATCGCAGCATCGCCCGGCGGGTCGCACTCGCCCGGTTCCCGGTGCTCAAGACGCTCGATCAGTTCGAATGGAACTGGCCCAGCAAGATCAACCGCCTGCAGATCCAGAACCTGTTTCGCCTGAACTTCATCGAGGAGCGGGCCAACGTGATCTTCCTCGGTGGCGTCGGGTTGGGCAAAACCCATCTGAGCATTGCACTCGGCCATACCGCCTGTCTGCGCGGCCATTCGGTGCTGTTCGCCACGGCGATAGATATCATCAACTCGTTGAATGCCGCATACGCGCATGGCGGGCTTAAACGCGAACTGCGCCGCTACGTCAAGCCGCGTGTATTGATCGTGGACGAACTCGGATATTTGCCCGTCGACAAACAGGGCGCCGACGCGCTGTTCCAGATCATTAGCCAGCGCTACGAGCACGGCCCGACCATCATCAGTTCAAATCGCGCGTTCAAGCACTGGGCAGAGATATTCAATCACGACAGCACACTGACCTCCGCGCTGCTCGACCGGCTTCTGCATCATGCCGAGACCGTCGTCATCGAAGGCAAAAGCTACCGCATGAAAGACCAGGACGGCACCGATCCCGCTACCCTGTGA
- a CDS encoding carbohydrate porin, whose product MVSFKPSVLDEIHAAANRSDQQQRKERVVLDCKAHQRRLHIVQRCFEHSSLPSFYGLERSRVLSQQSLLFLSDNSLSANFRESSLRVKALNRRNLVQAQHPAFKNGIAQSHRGNYSFYAVADQMVWRPSADSPQSVGVFARIMGAPGDRNLVDLGVNAGVTLKAPFKGRDNDVVGLAVGYAHIGSHAQDLASDTASYTPGYPSRSAETIIEATYQYQVAPWWQLQADFQYAFRPAGGIPNPGNPSQRVGDEAVVGMRTTIAF is encoded by the coding sequence ATGGTGAGTTTCAAACCGTCCGTTTTAGACGAAATTCACGCCGCTGCTAACAGGAGTGACCAGCAACAGCGAAAAGAGCGCGTCGTGCTGGACTGCAAAGCCCATCAACGCCGCTTGCACATTGTCCAACGTTGCTTCGAGCATTCTAGTTTGCCCTCGTTCTATGGCTTGGAAAGGTCGCGGGTCCTGTCGCAGCAAAGCCTGTTGTTTCTCAGTGACAATTCCCTCAGCGCCAACTTCCGCGAATCGTCCCTCCGGGTGAAAGCGCTGAACCGGCGAAATCTGGTACAGGCTCAGCACCCTGCCTTCAAGAATGGTATCGCGCAGAGCCATCGCGGCAACTACAGCTTCTACGCGGTTGCCGACCAGATGGTCTGGCGCCCGAGCGCTGACAGCCCGCAATCGGTCGGCGTGTTTGCCAGAATTATGGGCGCGCCTGGCGACCGCAATCTGGTCGACCTTGGGGTGAACGCCGGGGTGACGCTGAAGGCGCCGTTCAAGGGGCGCGACAACGATGTCGTCGGGCTGGCCGTGGGCTACGCACATATCGGCTCACATGCACAGGACCTGGCGAGCGACACCGCTTCCTATACGCCGGGTTACCCGTCGCGCAGCGCGGAGACCATCATAGAGGCGACCTACCAGTATCAGGTCGCACCATGGTGGCAGTTGCAGGCGGACTTCCAGTACGCGTTCCGGCCGGCCGGCGGCATTCCGAATCCGGGCAACCCGTCCCAGCGGGTCGGCGACGAAGCTGTCGTGGGTATGCGGACGACAATCGCATTCTGA
- a CDS encoding VIT1/CCC1 transporter family protein, whose product MTQSHKSDVKRFRANLRDELDGAALYDELAAAEQNEARGDVFRQLAQAEREHAELWRSKLQARGIHASTAKPSFKTKTLRMLIRRFGPRFVLPALAAAEFADRNKYANQPDSEGLSADEHSHAAVVAAAAQGGHPGGVTGAEIARAESWHRGASGNDLRAAVLGANDGLVSNFCLIMGVAGAGSSNKVILLTSVAGLIAGACSMALGEWLSVTNARELAQTQIAREAEELEHTPEAEQRELALIYQAKGLDKDEAHRVAEQLMRNHDKALDTLTREELGIDPDELGGNPWSAAGTSFGLFALGAIFPAMPFFWSHGLVAIATSIGLSGLGLAIIGVVTSLFNGRTPLFSATRQVVIGCVAAAFTYGVGALLGVSMS is encoded by the coding sequence ATGACTCAATCCCACAAATCAGACGTCAAACGATTCCGTGCCAACCTGCGGGATGAACTCGACGGTGCGGCACTCTACGACGAACTTGCGGCAGCAGAGCAGAATGAAGCCCGAGGCGACGTGTTCCGTCAGCTGGCTCAGGCGGAACGTGAACATGCGGAGTTATGGCGCTCCAAGCTTCAGGCGCGTGGCATCCACGCCTCAACGGCGAAACCCTCGTTCAAGACGAAGACGCTGCGTATGCTCATACGCCGGTTTGGCCCTCGCTTCGTCCTTCCCGCTCTGGCTGCCGCTGAGTTTGCGGACCGCAACAAATACGCGAACCAGCCTGATTCAGAGGGCCTGTCCGCCGATGAACACAGCCATGCGGCAGTCGTCGCGGCGGCCGCACAGGGAGGTCACCCAGGAGGCGTGACCGGTGCTGAAATCGCCCGGGCAGAGTCGTGGCATCGCGGCGCTTCAGGGAATGATTTGCGGGCCGCCGTGCTCGGCGCCAATGATGGCCTGGTGTCAAACTTCTGTCTCATCATGGGCGTCGCGGGGGCCGGGTCGTCCAACAAGGTCATTCTGCTTACCAGCGTCGCCGGACTCATCGCCGGAGCCTGTTCCATGGCACTTGGCGAATGGCTTTCGGTGACGAATGCGCGAGAGCTCGCGCAGACTCAAATCGCCCGTGAAGCCGAGGAGCTCGAGCACACACCCGAGGCTGAGCAGCGCGAACTGGCACTTATCTATCAGGCGAAAGGCCTCGACAAGGACGAGGCCCACCGCGTCGCCGAACAGTTAATGCGCAACCATGACAAGGCACTCGATACGCTGACGCGCGAAGAGTTGGGCATTGACCCGGACGAACTCGGGGGAAATCCATGGAGTGCGGCCGGCACGTCCTTCGGCCTCTTCGCACTGGGCGCGATATTTCCAGCCATGCCGTTTTTCTGGTCTCATGGCCTGGTTGCCATTGCGACCAGCATCGGACTCAGTGGGCTTGGGCTGGCCATCATTGGTGTGGTCACTTCGCTTTTTAACGGCCGGACACCTTTGTTTTCCGCCACCCGGCAGGTCGTCATTGGCTGTGTCGCTGCCGCCTTCACCTATGGTGTCGGTGCACTGCTTGGGGTATCCATGTCCTAG
- a CDS encoding divalent metal cation transporter, with protein sequence MTGSSLLKPKVSPSLRWVALWGPGLLVMLADCDAGNVVTAAQAGAQWGLQLLLVLLALIPLLYMVQELTVRLGIFTGRGHGELIRSNFGPLWAWVSAIGLVVAVLGSLVTEFTGVAGIGEMYGVSRSVTLPLAVVALIAVVLTGSHKRVDKAAIVIGAFELTFFIVAWKARPHIHDLFGQLTNLPLGNRQFGYLAAALIGATFNPWMVFYQQAAVADKRLTPRHYTSARVETAVGAVLTQLLTAAVLVAAAATLSGNGQHRALQGVGEISTALATVVGPRAGGVLFSAGVLGASMVAAIVCSLSLAWGLGEVAGYRRSLEDRPASAPWFYGVYVISVAVSAYLVWLAPNLVSLNVGAQVVNALMLPLVVGLLIALSVTALPRQHRPRGVYFWLVSGIATAVCVAGLLGAGLGFFS encoded by the coding sequence ATGACTGGTTCCTCGCTTCTCAAACCGAAGGTCTCGCCCAGTCTGCGCTGGGTTGCTTTATGGGGACCTGGACTGCTCGTCATGCTCGCCGACTGCGATGCTGGGAATGTCGTCACGGCGGCGCAGGCCGGCGCGCAATGGGGCCTTCAACTGCTGCTGGTGCTGCTTGCACTCATCCCCCTGCTGTACATGGTCCAGGAGCTCACGGTCCGGCTCGGCATTTTCACCGGGCGAGGCCACGGCGAACTCATCCGCTCGAACTTCGGTCCGCTGTGGGCATGGGTATCGGCAATCGGACTGGTCGTTGCCGTACTCGGCTCACTCGTGACCGAATTCACAGGTGTCGCTGGTATAGGTGAGATGTATGGGGTTTCGCGCTCCGTTACATTGCCGCTTGCCGTCGTTGCCCTGATAGCCGTCGTGCTCACCGGCTCGCATAAGCGCGTAGACAAGGCTGCAATCGTCATTGGTGCCTTCGAATTGACGTTTTTCATTGTTGCGTGGAAGGCGCGTCCGCACATCCACGACCTGTTCGGGCAGTTAACCAATCTCCCGCTTGGCAATCGCCAGTTTGGATACCTTGCAGCGGCGCTCATTGGGGCAACGTTCAATCCATGGATGGTCTTTTACCAGCAGGCGGCAGTGGCAGATAAAAGGCTGACTCCGCGACACTACACATCGGCTCGGGTCGAAACGGCCGTTGGGGCGGTCCTTACGCAGCTGCTGACGGCAGCGGTTCTTGTCGCTGCCGCAGCAACGCTATCGGGTAATGGTCAACACCGCGCTTTACAAGGCGTGGGCGAAATCAGTACTGCCCTTGCAACAGTAGTCGGTCCACGTGCGGGAGGCGTTCTCTTCAGTGCCGGCGTTCTTGGCGCCTCGATGGTGGCCGCTATTGTCTGCTCGCTGTCGCTGGCGTGGGGGCTAGGTGAAGTGGCGGGATACAGGCGGTCACTTGAAGACCGGCCGGCGAGCGCACCGTGGTTCTATGGGGTTTATGTGATTTCGGTCGCCGTCAGTGCATATCTCGTCTGGCTGGCGCCGAACCTCGTATCGTTGAATGTCGGTGCGCAGGTGGTCAACGCGCTGATGCTGCCACTTGTAGTTGGGTTGCTTATCGCGCTCAGCGTCACTGCGCTGCCTCGTCAGCATCGTCCTCGCGGAGTTTACTTTTGGCTTGTCTCCGGCATAGCAACGGCGGTATGTGTCGCCGGCCTTCTTGGCGCCGGCCTTGGTTTTTTCTCGTGA
- a CDS encoding glycine zipper 2TM domain-containing protein yields the protein MSTNLTSSSPQRGRIHPLVAGAAVAVILASATGIAAMTGILPTSRAVTAPPTQAIPVAAQIASAPVASPQPNVEQRVTREESPAQPRVHHHHSVPVEQAQRFANNDAYQSSAKPAPRPVAVDPNAGEVVSVNTVQEPEPTTGLGAVGGAVAGGLLGNQVGGGRGRVLATIAGAVGGGLAGNGIEHAVRKATSYQVQVRMQDGSYRNFNYTTQPPVQVGQRVHVSGDSLSAS from the coding sequence ATGAGCACCAACCTGACTTCCAGTTCACCGCAGCGTGGTCGCATTCACCCTTTGGTTGCAGGTGCAGCCGTGGCCGTCATCCTGGCCAGCGCTACGGGTATCGCGGCGATGACGGGCATTCTTCCGACGTCCCGAGCTGTGACGGCGCCTCCGACGCAAGCTATACCGGTCGCGGCACAAATCGCCAGCGCACCGGTCGCTTCGCCGCAACCGAACGTGGAGCAACGCGTGACCCGGGAGGAATCACCCGCCCAGCCGCGCGTCCATCATCACCATAGTGTGCCAGTTGAGCAGGCCCAGAGGTTTGCGAACAACGACGCATATCAATCCTCGGCAAAACCCGCCCCGAGGCCAGTCGCCGTTGACCCGAACGCCGGCGAAGTAGTCTCCGTCAATACGGTCCAGGAACCCGAGCCAACAACGGGTCTCGGGGCCGTAGGCGGGGCAGTCGCTGGCGGGCTGTTGGGAAATCAGGTCGGCGGAGGACGCGGTCGCGTTTTGGCAACGATTGCCGGCGCCGTCGGCGGTGGCCTTGCGGGCAATGGCATTGAGCATGCTGTGCGCAAGGCGACGAGCTACCAGGTGCAGGTCAGAATGCAGGACGGCAGCTACCGGAATTTCAACTACACGACGCAGCCGCCGGTCCAGGTCGGTCAGCGCGTTCATGTCTCGGGCGACTCCCTGAGCGCGTCGTAA
- a CDS encoding H-NS family nucleoid-associated regulatory protein, with product MDERKRDSIVAYLRRRMQEFGIKPDDLASALAAEQSKQTEARYRSARGDTWNGEEEMPQWLKKAISAGQSIEHFEVSSTEEPQRKNRERVDWRDDPFAGSPLARVRQQQ from the coding sequence ATGGACGAAAGAAAGCGAGACAGCATAGTTGCTTATCTCCGCCGCCGCATGCAGGAGTTTGGCATCAAGCCGGACGACCTGGCGTCAGCCCTGGCGGCTGAGCAATCAAAGCAAACAGAAGCGCGCTACCGTAGTGCGAGGGGAGACACGTGGAACGGCGAGGAAGAGATGCCGCAATGGTTGAAGAAAGCCATTAGCGCCGGACAATCCATCGAACACTTCGAAGTATCTTCAACGGAGGAGCCGCAGCGGAAGAATCGAGAAAGGGTCGACTGGCGCGATGACCCGTTTGCAGGCAGTCCGCTGGCACGGGTACGGCAACAACAGTGA